A section of the Streptomyces sp. V3I8 genome encodes:
- a CDS encoding shikimate dehydrogenase produces MVKDSYLVGLIGAGVGPSLSPALHEREADRQGLRYLYRLIDIDELGVAPDAVGDLVRAARDLGFDGLNITHPCKQLVIEHLDALAPQAEALGAVNTVVFDAGRAVGHNTDVTGFAASFARGLPDAPLERVVQVGAGGAGAAVAHALLTLGAGRITVVDALPERAGALAAELNRQFGGGRVAGGGPEGLASLLAGADGVVHATPTGMAAHPGMPFERSLLHPGLWVAEVVYRPLETELVRAAREAGCAVLDGGGMAVFQAADAFGLFTGRKPDVGRMHADISELAAVAGVRA; encoded by the coding sequence GTGGTCAAGGACTCGTATCTCGTCGGACTGATCGGCGCCGGTGTCGGTCCGTCGCTCAGCCCCGCCCTGCACGAGCGGGAGGCCGACCGGCAGGGGCTGCGCTACCTGTACCGGCTCATCGACATCGATGAGCTCGGCGTGGCGCCGGACGCGGTGGGGGACCTGGTACGGGCCGCCCGCGACCTCGGCTTCGACGGGCTGAACATCACCCACCCGTGCAAGCAGCTCGTCATCGAGCACCTCGACGCGCTCGCTCCGCAGGCCGAGGCGCTCGGGGCGGTCAACACCGTCGTCTTCGACGCGGGGCGGGCGGTCGGGCACAACACCGATGTCACCGGATTCGCGGCGTCCTTCGCCCGGGGGCTGCCCGACGCTCCGCTGGAGCGGGTGGTGCAGGTGGGGGCGGGGGGCGCGGGAGCCGCCGTCGCGCATGCGCTGCTCACGCTCGGGGCGGGACGGATCACCGTCGTGGACGCGCTGCCGGAGCGGGCGGGGGCGCTGGCCGCCGAACTGAACCGGCAGTTCGGGGGCGGGCGGGTGGCCGGCGGTGGTCCGGAAGGGCTGGCTTCGCTGCTGGCCGGAGCGGACGGGGTGGTGCACGCCACGCCCACGGGGATGGCCGCGCATCCCGGGATGCCGTTCGAGAGGTCGTTGCTGCACCCCGGACTGTGGGTGGCCGAGGTCGTCTACCGGCCGCTGGAGACCGAGTTGGTACGGGCCGCCCGGGAGGCGGGGTGCGCGGTGCTCGACGGCGGGGGGATGGCCGTGTTCCAGGCGGCGGACGCTTTCGGGCTGTTCACGGGACGGAAGCCGGACGTGGGACGGATGCATGCGGACATCTCCGAACTGGCGGCCGTCGCCGGTGTTCGGGCCTGA
- a CDS encoding TetR/AcrR family transcriptional regulator, which produces MTSVEEPARPNGRIRDAARTRAEIMDVATQEFARAGYDGARVDEIAARTRTTKRMIYYYFGGKEQLFTAVLERAYGVIREAEQGLDVEHLDPVAAIRRLAELTFDHHEAHPDFIRLVSIENIHGAEHIAASGKLGRIGSPALDVIRRILESGRESGLFTADVDAVDLHAMISSFCFFRVANRHTFGALFGRDLVDPAQREHYRSMLGDMVIAYLTADRATR; this is translated from the coding sequence ATGACCAGCGTCGAAGAACCGGCAAGGCCCAACGGCCGCATCCGTGACGCCGCCCGCACGAGGGCCGAGATCATGGACGTCGCGACCCAGGAGTTCGCCCGGGCCGGCTACGACGGGGCCAGGGTCGACGAGATCGCCGCCCGCACCCGGACCACGAAGCGGATGATCTACTACTACTTCGGCGGCAAGGAGCAGCTGTTCACGGCCGTGCTGGAGCGGGCGTACGGGGTCATCCGCGAGGCCGAGCAGGGGCTCGACGTCGAACACCTGGACCCGGTCGCGGCCATCAGGCGGCTGGCCGAGCTGACCTTCGACCACCACGAGGCGCATCCGGACTTCATCCGCCTGGTCAGCATCGAGAACATCCACGGCGCGGAGCACATCGCCGCCTCCGGGAAACTCGGCAGGATCGGCTCGCCCGCGCTGGACGTGATCCGCCGCATCCTGGAATCGGGGCGGGAGTCGGGCCTGTTCACGGCCGACGTGGACGCCGTGGACCTGCACGCGATGATCAGCTCGTTCTGCTTCTTCAGGGTCGCCAACCGGCACACCTTCGGCGCGCTGTTCGGCCGCGACCTGGTCGACCCCGCCCAGCGGGAGCACTACCGCAGCATGCTGGGCGACATGGTCATCGCCTACCTGACGGCGGACCGCGCGACCCGCTGA
- a CDS encoding MFS transporter, giving the protein MSVPAAPADAPPGQPRKAATAAWIGSALEYYDFFIYGSAAALIFPEVFFDESDPATATLLSLATFGVAYAARPVGALFLGHFGDKLGRKKIMVFTLILMGLSTFLIGCLPTRDQVGTLAPVLLVLCRVLQGISAAGEQASANSMSLEHAPPDRRGFFTSFTLSGTQGGQLLATLVFIPVAALPEDQLLSWGWRVPFWMSIAVAVVGYVIRRTLEETPTFTRQAATEGVPKMPLAVLMREHWADVLRVVAAALVASVSTIFTVWALAYATSDSVGMDRTSMLWVGALANLVALGAIPLWATLSDRIGRRPVFLIGAAGSGVLMFLYLWAISTGSYPLVLVLGIVTFGVVYSAANGVWPSFYGEMFSTRVRLSGMAIGTQIGFAVAGFAVTFAAQIAGPDGDDWLSVALFTAALCVPPVIAVLTARETHRTPTEQLGEQVRHESPDRSKVSA; this is encoded by the coding sequence GTGTCCGTCCCCGCAGCACCCGCCGACGCGCCGCCCGGCCAGCCGAGGAAGGCCGCGACCGCCGCCTGGATCGGCAGCGCGCTGGAGTACTACGACTTCTTCATCTACGGCAGCGCGGCCGCGCTGATCTTCCCCGAGGTCTTCTTCGACGAGTCGGACCCGGCCACCGCGACCTTGCTGTCGCTGGCCACGTTCGGGGTGGCGTACGCGGCCCGCCCGGTCGGGGCGCTGTTCCTCGGGCACTTCGGCGACAAGCTCGGCCGCAAGAAGATCATGGTCTTCACCCTGATCCTGATGGGTCTCTCCACCTTCCTCATCGGCTGCCTGCCGACACGCGACCAGGTCGGCACACTGGCGCCCGTGCTGCTGGTCCTGTGCCGGGTCCTGCAGGGCATCTCGGCCGCGGGCGAGCAGGCCAGCGCCAACTCCATGTCGCTGGAGCACGCGCCACCGGACAGGCGCGGGTTCTTCACCAGCTTCACGCTCAGCGGCACCCAGGGCGGCCAGCTGCTCGCCACGCTGGTGTTCATCCCGGTCGCCGCCCTGCCCGAGGACCAGCTGCTGTCCTGGGGCTGGCGGGTCCCCTTCTGGATGAGCATCGCGGTCGCCGTCGTCGGTTACGTCATCCGCCGCACCCTGGAGGAGACGCCGACCTTCACCCGGCAGGCCGCCACCGAGGGCGTCCCGAAGATGCCGCTCGCGGTGCTGATGCGCGAGCACTGGGCGGACGTCCTGCGGGTGGTCGCGGCCGCCCTCGTCGCCTCGGTCAGCACGATCTTCACGGTGTGGGCGCTGGCGTACGCGACCAGCGACTCGGTGGGCATGGACCGCACGTCGATGCTGTGGGTGGGCGCGCTGGCCAACCTCGTCGCGCTCGGCGCGATCCCGCTGTGGGCCACCCTGTCCGACCGCATCGGCCGCCGCCCGGTCTTCCTGATCGGCGCCGCCGGCAGCGGCGTACTGATGTTCCTCTACCTGTGGGCGATCTCCACGGGCTCGTACCCGCTGGTCCTGGTCCTCGGCATCGTCACCTTCGGAGTCGTCTACAGCGCCGCGAACGGCGTCTGGCCGTCCTTCTACGGCGAGATGTTCTCCACCCGTGTCCGCCTGTCGGGCATGGCCATCGGCACCCAGATCGGCTTCGCGGTGGCCGGCTTCGCGGTGACCTTCGCGGCGCAGATCGCGGGCCCGGACGGAGACGACTGGCTCTCGGTGGCCCTGTTCACCGCCGCCCTGTGCGTTCCTCCGGTCATCGCGGTGCTGACGGCCCGCGAAACGCACCGGACACCGACGGAGCAGCTGGGCGAGCAGGTCCGACACGAGTCACCGGACCGGTCGAAGGTGTCCGCCTGA